Proteins from one Xiphophorus hellerii strain 12219 chromosome 8, Xiphophorus_hellerii-4.1, whole genome shotgun sequence genomic window:
- the ved gene encoding ventrally expressed dharma/bozozok antagonist produces MKGHFSIEWLAQSSKPTGPASGPAVWGTHSESLPGFYCKPKPEKIPEPEQQQQQHIDTISQEAPQLRTSPRNQGSEAGFSTEEETSGYESEGGQPQSPSAHADSASCTSPPSPPVGRRPRTAFTAEQISSLEGAFKRNAYLGTQDKAELCKKLNLSDKQIRNWFQNRRMKLKRTVQDALAHACQANVGSHFLHYPELQAYRPGPYPRYHPAAATAAVVVPDPDAPATYVHPHSLQYSSPLSSTSALPLDSFYEYSSLPGVMLPAAASHLRGTYPPYPQYY; encoded by the exons AGTTTGGGGGACACATTCGGAGAGTCTGCCGGGTTTTTACTGCAAACCAAAACCTGAGaagattccagaaccggagcagcagcagcagcagcacatcgACACCATCAGTCAGGAAGCTCCTCAGCTCCGAACGTCTCCCAGGAATCAGG GAAGTGAGGCCGGTTTCAGCACCGAGGAGGAGACCTCCGGCTACGAGAGCGAAGGCGGTCAGCCTCAATCCCCCTCCGCCCACGCCGACAGCGCCTCCTGCACGTCTCCACCGTCGCCCCCGGTGGGCAGGAGGCCCCGCACGGCCTTCACAGCGGAGCAGATCAGCAGCCTGGAGGGGGCGTTCAAGAGGAACGCGTACCTGGGAACGCAGGACAAGGCGGAGCTCTGCAAGAAGCTCAACCTCTCTGACAAGCAG ATCAGGAACTGGTTCCAGAACAGGCGGATGAAGCTGAAGAGGACGGTGCAGGACGCCCTGGCCCACGCCTGCCAGGCCAACGTTGGGTCTCACTTCCTGCATTACCCCGAGCTGCAGGCCTACAGGCCCGGCCCGTACCCCAGGTACCACCCGGCCGCTGCCACCGCCGCCGTGGTGGTGCCGGACCCCGACGCCCCCGCGACCTACGTTCACCCTCACAGCCTTCAGTACAGCTCGCCTCTGTCCAGCACCTCCGCTCTGCCCCTGGACTCCTTCTACGAGTACAGCAGCCTCCCAGGAGTCATGCTGCCCGCCGCCGCCTCTCACCTCAGAGGAACCTACCCACCGTACCCCCAGTACTACTGA